A stretch of Desulfurivibrio alkaliphilus AHT 2 DNA encodes these proteins:
- a CDS encoding desulfoferrodoxin, with protein sequence MAKQQEVYKCDLCGNIVEVLHGGQGQLVCCGQPMRLMTENTVDAAQEKHVPVIEKAEGGYLVKVGSVAHPMEEKHYIEWIELLADGKVYRQFLQPGQPPEAFFPVEAAQVSAREYCNLHGLWKA encoded by the coding sequence ATGGCCAAACAACAGGAAGTATATAAGTGTGATCTGTGCGGTAACATCGTTGAAGTGTTGCATGGCGGCCAGGGACAACTGGTTTGCTGCGGCCAGCCCATGCGGTTGATGACCGAAAACACCGTGGACGCGGCCCAGGAAAAGCATGTGCCGGTGATTGAAAAGGCGGAAGGCGGTTACCTGGTCAAGGTGGGTTCGGTGGCTCACCCCATGGAAGAGAAGCACTACATCGAATGGATTGAGTTGCTGGCCGACGGTAAGGTCTATCGGCAGTTCCTGCAACCCGGCCAGCCGCCGGAGGCCTTTTTCCCGGTGGAGGCGGCCCAGGTCAGCGCCCGGGAGTACTGCAACCTCCACGGTCTCTGGAAGGCTTAA